A genomic segment from Flavobacterium litorale encodes:
- a CDS encoding bifunctional metallophosphatase/5'-nucleotidase, whose amino-acid sequence MKRRDFIQKTAAGSAILMSGLPLSSFATEINAVKRITILHTNDTHSHIDPLPMDDPRNPNMGGAARRATLVNAIRKENPNTLLLDAGDIFQGTPYFNYYGGELEFKIMSMLQYDLATLGNHDFDNGIEGFYKQLPHAKFDFVSANYGFKNSVLDGIVKPYKAFVKDGIKIGIFGLGIQLQGLVDPRLYKEVQYNDPIGVAQDMSRTLKEEEKCDLIICLSHLGFSYGKKSDKVSDQVIARNTKDIDLIIGGHTHTFLSKPYIAQNANGNDVLINQVGCYGINVGQIDFYFEKGRKSFESKTINVG is encoded by the coding sequence ATGAAGAGAAGAGATTTTATACAGAAAACAGCAGCAGGGTCGGCAATACTCATGAGTGGGTTACCATTAAGTAGTTTTGCTACCGAAATAAATGCAGTAAAGCGTATTACAATACTCCATACTAACGATACGCACAGCCATATAGACCCTTTACCGATGGACGACCCACGAAACCCTAATATGGGTGGCGCAGCCCGTAGGGCAACATTGGTAAATGCCATTAGAAAAGAGAACCCCAATACGTTATTACTGGATGCTGGCGATATTTTTCAGGGTACGCCCTATTTTAACTACTACGGTGGCGAATTGGAGTTTAAAATTATGAGTATGCTGCAATACGACCTTGCTACGCTAGGTAATCATGATTTTGATAACGGTATAGAAGGTTTTTACAAGCAACTACCCCATGCAAAATTCGATTTTGTATCGGCAAACTACGGTTTTAAAAACTCGGTGCTGGACGGTATTGTAAAACCCTACAAAGCATTTGTAAAAGACGGCATTAAAATAGGCATCTTTGGGCTAGGCATACAATTGCAGGGCTTGGTTGACCCACGCTTGTATAAGGAAGTACAATACAACGACCCCATAGGCGTAGCACAAGATATGAGCCGTACGCTTAAAGAAGAAGAAAAATGCGATTTAATTATTTGCCTATCGCACCTTGGCTTTAGTTATGGTAAAAAAAGTGACAAGGTATCAGACCAAGTTATAGCACGCAACACTAAAGATATCGACCTTATTATTGGTGGACACACACATACCTTTTTAAGCAAGCCGTATATAGCCCAAAACGCTAACGGTAACGATGTACTTATAAACCAAGTAGGTTGCTACGGTATTAATGTTGGGCAAATTGATTTTTATTTTGAGAAAGGCAGAAAGAGCTTTGAGAGTAAAACTATAAATGTGGGATAA
- the nadC gene encoding carboxylating nicotinate-nucleotide diphosphorylase, with the protein MITEKQFQEELNIIITNAVREDVGDGDHSSLACIPADATGKAKLLVKDEGILAGVNFAKQVFNYVDPNLTVNVFIEDGSAVKYGDVAFHVSGSSQSILKAERLVLNAMQRMSAIATKTKKYVAILEGTNTKILDTRKTTPGIRALEKWAVTIGGGENHRFALYDMIMLKDNHIDFAGGITPAIQKTLDYLKTNNRDLKIIVEARSLDEVREIMKNEGVYRILLDNFNYDQTREAVELIGNYCLTESSGGINESNMRGYAECGVNYISSGAVTHSVYNMDLSLKAL; encoded by the coding sequence ATGATTACTGAAAAACAATTTCAGGAAGAACTCAATATAATAATTACCAATGCTGTACGCGAAGATGTTGGCGATGGCGACCACAGTTCACTCGCCTGCATACCTGCCGATGCAACGGGTAAAGCCAAACTTTTAGTGAAAGATGAAGGTATTTTGGCAGGTGTTAACTTTGCCAAACAAGTATTTAACTATGTAGACCCAAACTTAACCGTAAACGTATTTATAGAAGATGGCTCGGCTGTAAAATACGGCGATGTAGCTTTTCATGTTTCAGGGAGTTCGCAATCCATACTAAAAGCAGAGCGGTTGGTACTTAACGCCATGCAACGTATGAGTGCTATTGCTACCAAAACCAAAAAATACGTGGCTATTTTAGAGGGCACAAACACTAAAATACTCGACACCCGTAAAACTACACCAGGTATACGCGCACTCGAAAAGTGGGCAGTAACTATTGGTGGTGGCGAAAATCACCGTTTTGCGTTGTATGATATGATTATGCTTAAAGACAATCATATCGATTTTGCAGGTGGTATTACACCCGCCATACAAAAAACGTTGGATTACCTGAAAACGAATAATCGTGACTTAAAAATAATTGTAGAGGCACGTAGCTTGGATGAAGTACGGGAGATAATGAAAAACGAGGGTGTTTACCGCATACTATTGGACAATTTTAATTACGACCAAACGCGTGAAGCGGTTGAGCTTATTGGCAATTACTGCCTTACTGAATCGTCGGGTGGTATTAACGAAAGTAATATGCGAGGGTATGCCGAATGTGGTGTTAACTATATCTCATCGGGGGCAGTAACCCATTCCGTATACAATATGGATCTTAGCTTAAAAGCGCTTTAA